A part of Ferviditalea candida genomic DNA contains:
- a CDS encoding VRR-NUC domain-containing protein, whose product MAERDIVNAIMRYLKSVPECFCWKEHGGMYGTAGLPDIICCIKGRFVAFEVKTPSGRLTKLQEATMRKIREAKGEAFKVTSVEDVKVILDALEVPSHDDSLGIFGQEIGGG is encoded by the coding sequence ATGGCGGAAAGAGATATCGTAAACGCAATCATGCGGTATTTAAAGTCTGTGCCGGAATGCTTCTGCTGGAAGGAGCACGGCGGCATGTACGGCACAGCCGGTCTGCCGGACATTATCTGCTGCATTAAAGGCAGGTTTGTCGCCTTTGAGGTGAAAACGCCGTCCGGCAGGCTGACAAAGCTTCAGGAAGCGACGATGCGTAAAATCAGAGAGGCAAAGGGCGAAGCCTTCAAGGTAACAAGCGTCGAGGATGTCAAGGTTATTCTTGATGCTTTGGAGGTGCCTTCCCATGATGATAGCCTGGGCATATTTGGACAAGAAATCGGCGGCGGTTGA
- a CDS encoding HNH endonuclease translates to MPRKPKRPCSYPGCAELTDGRYCDKHQKQADSYYNKYERDPAIRKRYGRTWKRIRDRYIAEHPLCEECKKAGRLTPAEEVHHIIPLSRGGTNEDGNLMSLCTRCHSAITAKEGGRWG, encoded by the coding sequence ATGCCAAGAAAACCGAAGCGCCCGTGCAGCTATCCCGGCTGTGCGGAGCTGACGGACGGAAGATACTGCGATAAGCATCAAAAACAAGCTGACTCATACTACAACAAATATGAGCGCGACCCGGCAATACGAAAACGCTACGGCAGGACATGGAAGCGCATCCGGGACAGGTACATAGCGGAGCATCCGCTTTGCGAGGAATGCAAAAAGGCCGGAAGGCTCACTCCAGCCGAAGAGGTGCATCATATTATCCCTTTGTCCAGAGGCGGAACCAATGAGGACGGCAACCTTATGAGCCTGTGCACGAGATGCCACTCGGCGATAACGGCGAAAGAAGGCGGGCGGTGGGGATAA